One genomic segment of Oreochromis aureus strain Israel breed Guangdong linkage group 9, ZZ_aureus, whole genome shotgun sequence includes these proteins:
- the LOC116319362 gene encoding zinc finger protein 726-like, which produces MTSTQKDQHGARSQRSQEAEIPHRRKREKKYSCDECGKDFTKAKHLKTHQLIHSGVKPYSCDLCGKSFTQLGHLKTHQLIHSGVKAHSCDQCGKSFALSCTLKRHLVTHSGIKAYSCDICGETFSRLGSRNIHQRIHTGHDVCCCVQCGKLFTTHAQLQRHMFTHNEERFYKCDLCDKTFKSPCNLKEHREIHTRKKLYKCSYCEKQSDTDGSSSEPCRQCGGGKEFRCDLCGKTYSRPESLKIHQRRHTGDKMNYCKECGRGFPTISELKIHELCHSGVKKHICDQCGSSFTTAGCLKKHKRVHTGEKPYKCRHCDKSFSGPDNRKLHERTHVEGNFSCDQCDKSFRNLSSYSAHKRSHAVNKLFHCYQCAKTFTSLSALCKHQRDHEIIPINGSQ; this is translated from the exons atgacttcaacCCAAAAG gaccaacatggagcgagaagtcagcgctctcaggaggccgagatacctcacagaagaaagagagagaaaaaatacagctgtgatgaatgTGGGAAAGATTTTACCAAGGCTAAACAcctgaaaacacaccaactcatccacagtggagttaaaccgtacagctgtgacttgtgtggaaaatcATTCACCCAACttggacacttaaaaacacaccagctcatccacagtggagttaaagcacacagctgtgatcagtgtggtaaATCTTTTGCTCTCAGTTGCACCTTAAAAcgtcatctagttacccactctggaattaaagcgtacagctgtgacatttgtggagAAACTTTCAGTCGGCTAGGGAGCCGAAATATTCACCAACGGATTCACACTGGACATGATGTTTGCTGCTGTGTTCAGTGTGGAAAACTGTTTACAACACATGCACAGTTACAACgccacatgtttacccacaaTGAGGAGAGATTTTATAAATGTGATCTGTGTGataagacttttaaatctccatgTAACctgaaagaacacagagagatccacaccagaaagaaactctacaagtgcagttactgtgag aagcagagcgacacagatggatccagttctgaACCCTGTCGTCagtgtggtggtgggaaagagtttcgctgtgacctttgtggaaaaacttacAGTCGTCCAGAGAGCCTAAAAatacatcaacgtagacacactggagacaaaatgaactactgcaaagaatgtgggagaggctTCCCCACTATAAGtgaattaaaaatacatgaactttgtcacagtggggttaaaaagcacatctgtgaccagtgtgggtcatccttcaccactgcaggttgccttaaaaaacacaaacgagtccacacaggagagaaaccatacaagtgcagacactgtgacaaaagttTCTCAGGTCCAGATAATCGGAAGCTTCATGAACGTACACATGTTGAAGGGaacttcagctgtgaccagtgtgacaagagctttaggaatctcagttcatactctgcacacaaacgatcccacgctgtaaataaactgtttcactgttaccaatgtgcaaaaacattcacttcattgtctgctctgtgcaaacatcagcgtgatcatGAAATCATTCCCATAAATGGATCACAATGA